The genomic DNA attagggccaatattgcactcatctttgatgagtgcaatattccctaGTATTCCATGAATTAATGCCATCCAATCTAATTATCATCTATAATCACTACCATCGATAATCATATGCAGAAAAAGCATGAACTGCACAAAAGTACCATACTTCTACTCATTTTTGAAGTTGACTTAGCACTGAAAAAGGAGTAGGTCCTACATAACTGCGTATAAAGCAACTAGTAAGATGTTTGTGCGCTTATATTGTAACAAGATTTTGCGCGCTAGtagcaagcgttcgcgcactcagcaAGCGCTTGCGCAACAGACAAGACAAAATATGGCGTATTATTGAATGGCCAGTAACAGCGAATTGTTGAAATGTCTCACCTCCTCGAGACAGGAGCCAAGAGGCTAGCTCCACCAGGAGAACAGTGCACCATGGAGGCCAGAGAACTGGGGTTCTCCCCACTGTTGGAGGCCTCATCACTGGAGCTGCCGGAGTCGTGGGCCGGGTTGGACCAGGTGCTGTTCAGGTTCTCATTTCTGATATCATCAGATTAGatggaatatgaataaaacatTACACGAGTGCGTTATATTTCCTTCCTCAGCAGACCATCAGTTCAAAGGgtcaaatatactgctacccATCGGCTAGTCCAAATGACTTCAGATGATAGTATAAATGGTGGGTGCTTCTTTAGTCCCTCTGGttgataaatatacatttatgtacTTGCAACCcctgacagttttttttttgtttttgtttgtttttgtttgttttttgtttttttaggcataaaaaaaaaatctatgtgtAACACAGTTTGAAGATTTGAGTTATAAGGTAAAAGCATCAGAACTTTCAAACATGAAGAAAATCTGGTTGAAATTGAAGGGTAATTCTCAAGAGATTGTACATACCTGAAGAGAGACAAGAGACATCACATGGCCCACAGTCATTTAATTCCTCATATCCTTGACTATTGACAGCTTGACATTAGATGAACACTTGCTACCAGGGATTTCTATTTTCACGTTGAATCAAGGTTTTGAGCGAAGAATTAAATCAACTTCTccaaaaaaatggaaagatacACTTAGGCacttaaaagaaagaaaatcttgtTTCAGAAACTTCTGTCATCACCAGACATCTGTTAATGGTGGCaatggtctctctctctctgtaatgCAACGTGTCATCTCCAGATTAAACAAAAAGATGGCAATAGAGGGAGATATATTGGTTGCGCTCACCTCTCTGTGATGACGTCACTGGTGGGCCATGTCCTGCTCATGGGCCCTTCCTCCTTCACACTGCCCACACtccactgctgctgctgcttctggTGGGGGCGGGGCGAGAGCTGCGGCGAGTGGGCCGGATGCGACTGGCCTGGCAGGTTCAGGTTGTCTGAGTAGCGCTTGGAGCGCTTGCCCAGGTAGTTCGAGGCCACATAGGTGACGAAGTCCgcgtcgttgttgttgtcgaACGTGGCAATGCCTCCCTGCATCATCTCGTTGAagagctgctgctgctgttgttgctgctgatgttgttgttggtgcTGCTGTTGCTTGCTGCTAAACTGGGGGTAATGCCGCATCGGCCACATGCCCACCTGCTCCTGGAAGCGGTCAATCAGGTCTGCCTCCTGGAAGGAAAGGTTGTAGTTGCCAAAGCGGGATGGGTTGGTGGCATTGTCCACTCCCTCACCACGCCCCCAACCACCCATGCCTCCAccaactcctcctcctccgcttACACCACCTCCTCCACCTCCACCTCCCCCTCCACCCTGACTACTGGTGCTGCTGGAGCTGGAGGTACGGGTCACGCTGTCATGCACAGGTTTGGTCTGAGGGTCCAGGTGGGCCTGCGAAGAGGTGCGAGCCCGCACCCCTGACAGCAGGTTGACCAGATCCTGCAGGACTGAGTCTGAAGCAAGACCCTTCTTAGTTCTTGTCAGATCTATAGTTGAAGATGAACAAAAGCAGAAGAAGGTGATGATTTAGATCTGATCTGAAAGCATAAAATTTTCATATCTACATACAAGTACACATACTAATAAAATACTATAATCTGCACAAACTGTTTCAAAGTTTGATCAACTAAAGTGTAGCGTATTCAGACTAGTCATCATCAAACTTGCCATAAAactattattgtcatcatcattcttGTCAGAAAGACCATCACCTGTATCATTTTCTAAATTATCATATTGACAAAGAGTGACCACTGTAATCACCATCGCCATCACTATCCTCTCTACCACTATCGCTGTCACCACAATCAATATTATTGTCGTGTCAgtatcatcaccaacatgttcACTATTAACCCAGTCAtcaatcatcatcttcatcatattgataataatcaccatcatcaccatcatcatcaaatcatcatcacgatcaccatcatcatcaattatCCAGGTCTGCCAATATTCCTACAtacaaatcagggagattctacacagcaatcagggagatatcTGCGTGTTACACACATTTCAGTGGGCAAAAAGAATTCCCAAATCCGGGAGATTTTGATATTCTCTTATTCAGACAGGAACAGattatgacattttcagggagactcctgcagaatcagggagacttggcagcactgaattatcaccatcattatcttcaccatcattatcatcataggGGCCGTTGATTCCCTCACCATGCTGTCTCATGATGGATGCTTCCCAGTGGTTCTTCTCCTCTGTGGGGCTCGGTTCGGACGTTATGGTAACCGTGGGACCTACCATCACCGGGTTCCTATACTCGGACTCTCGTGTGCTGGCCTTATCTCCCTGCACGGGGAAGTTCTGCAAAAAAAAGAGTACCATTAGAAAATCTCTCTGTAACACATGCCATGCAGAagtatcaatagaaaaaaaaaatagactttttcctaataaaaggacaacttaactgaaaaaaaaaaatggtccagaaaaactgctaatacctcacattccattttttttttcagccacgAAATTTTGACAGTAAGTATGGAAAACTTTAATCTCCAATGTAAGACAAACTTAAGAATTTGAGGTCGACctaaatgacatattttggttcattacagagaatcctaatctgcattttttttttttcggaggttttgagctgggcagtcacattcaaatggaaaaaaaaaaatggaattgagACACCAACCATTTTGCCAGTCTTGGTCTCTGTGTCGGGTGTCTCCTTCTCATAGAGGCTGCTGTTGGAGGACATGGTGGAGGAGCCACTAGAGATGGAGGGGGAGGACAGGAGGAAGGCCTCCTTGCTGCATCCACTGCTGCTGCTGGTGGTGCTGTGGTTGCCGGGGCTCATGGCGGCTGCCGGCGCCGTCTGGACGTCCAGGTGGCTGATGGGAAGGTAGAAGGCGCTCTGTGGGGTCGGCGCTGCCGAGACGGAGGCGGCGGCGGCGGCCGGGTGGTGCGCCGAGGACTTGCTGATGGGGACGCGGAGCCGGAACTTGGAGACCAGCTTCTCAATGGTGCGCTTCATTCCCCCGCTGGAGGACAGGCTCTCCGTCGGGGTGGTGGGGGCGAGGGGAGTGGAGGAGGCGCTGCTGGTGTGGGGGCCAGTCACCGTGATGGTGATGTCTTTCTTGACCAGTTTGATTTGAATGAGAGGCAATGAGCTCCGTCTGCACAGtgcagaagaaaacaaaacacgatGCAGTCAATGCTGGAAATCGCATCTCGCACACTGTCAGTGAATCTTTGATTATGTTCAATTTAAAAGACCTTAATTCACAAGGTTACTTACAATGATATCgtgaaattatgtcaaaaactaTGAATGTAATCCAAATGCCTGCATGGACATGAATATTCTGGCCTAATTGGATTACTGTTTACTTCAGAAAGATATGCCAGTATTTTgatcatcaaattttcatctccaGGTGATATTCTTGTTGACAGGTATAACCCACATGTACAAGATATGCTAGATTCCTTAGAGTGAGGATAACAGCCCAAAACATTTTCACCAGTTATCTATCCCGGTTTTTCACATGGCAGTCTGCTCTAAATTGATTTGTAGCCCTTAAATCAAACACTGGAGACACCACAGAGATAAGCTTGTTTTTGAATTTTCTCTTACATGGGATTAAAGTGGCAgtacaaaattttcaatttggaaAAGTCTCTTGGGGGCAAATTTTGGCCCACTGCTCTCACCTTCTTTCCAAGACATCAATTAGGTCCACTTTGGCTGTGTACACAACCTCACAGGCCCCAAGCTCAGCTTGTGGCTGCTTTTTCTCCTGGGCACCCTTGCCCTGTGCCTGTCCCTGTGCCTGACCCTGTGCCTGGGCCTGCCCTTTGCTGCTGGGACCACCCTCCTTGGACTCTGGACACGCCCCCTGGAGACCAGCTCCGCCCACCATGACCAGGTCCCAGACTGAGGGTACCTCCACGAGTATGGCGCTCTCCTGCGAGGTGATCTGGGCGTAACGATGGTACGGCTCCGGCACCTCTGCTGCCCTCGTTGTCACCTGTGTGGCGTCAAATGGAAAGGAGCAAATTACAGTGGATTTCAATATATTCCTAAGACTTAGGAAAGAAATTTTATTTCCTTTACAATAACTGGCTGCAACTGTATTACACTGAAATTGAACAGTTGCACGTTTGCTGAACAAATAGCCACCACTACCCATAGTTACATGCTAAAAACATTTAATTTTATTGCCTTAGTAatgtttattatcatcatcaccattatcagtATTCTAATTACTGTCATTACATCTACAATCATGCTTTCATGTCAAATAAAGATAGAAAAGTGCCCGAAGGCCaggactttctttttctttcttttttttgctacatAACAGACCACTCACAAACATATGCCATAACtgtttttacatgtatttcaaaaattTCTGCTGACTAATAACCAAAGGACAACATTTTGAGCAATCTTTTTGGAGAATGGACAAATGATGCCGTGTCAAATCACAAGATTAAGAACTGCTGGCAGTCCCACATATTGAATTGGATGTCTAATTGTATAACTTGTTACAATTGCTCAATCATCAACTACATCTCTCACTTTCTTATATAGGAGTTAAATTGTGGAATGCTTTGCCAATAAATGTAAGGAGAATTAATACCAGGaaatatttctgaagtaatttagcaaaacaaattaaatctGTATAGACAATGGTACTACAAATCAATAATGTTATGACAGTATTTCTAAactcattggcccgaattcacgaaggtggtttaaatttaaaccatggtttatgtaTATTTCTTCTGCGCAgatatgattgacagattgcgtacGCTAACAGACATCCAGTAATAAAACGTGCATTGATGCGCGCATGTATTGATACGCCTATTTAACGCTTATTTTAGACGCTTATTTTAGACCAATTTGTACCATGGTTtaagtttaaaccaccttcgtgaattcgggccattgtatttgttcattatGTAACACATGTTAAAGGACCAACACCTACTAGCACTTGTGTTACCTATTGGTTCTATTAGCAACCTCACTGTGTACATTATTGCCATAAATTGTATGTTTAATGTAgctcttttttgataaataGTTTTACATTACTTAATCGGTTATCCATTAtatatttgatatgtttttagATCGTTCAGACAGTTATGTGTGCTATGTATTAATGTTgatgtataaacatgtattcaaactttcttgtacatacatgtacgttgttataaataaactcaactcaactcaactcaacatCAACAACATGTCTGCCAAAATGGTGCACCTGTTTTCATTTATAtctacacatattatgtatggATGAAAGTTTGAGGCAGGACAAAcaaagagctttttttttccaccttgTTTCAACTTTGTTGTCAGTTGGTTCGAAAGTACTGTGAGATGAGACGTCAGGttgtagggttgggggtaccacgtatcttcaccctaaggatctgtagcttgtttattctacaaatataacacaaattcgcctaattcttacctcaaatatgccataaatactgcagttttgaatgtcgtgaccgtctcgttgattatgaatctccgttttaaaatagcgtaattttagtgcgtgcgttccgttttcttcgcgcagctaaaaagggaaccttgaGATCGGCACCACCTcccctccataggtatacacgtgaatttcacagcatacaTATAAtgtaggtaatacacgtgaatttcacaggccataggtaatacacgtgaatttcacagccatgcgtcgttactgagcggatgtgtaatttttagcttggtttgtttgagcttgattttcgtttcttcgtttttattgtctttatagctaatgacacttaatcccgcgcgtaccttttcgttctatacgcaaacagccatgatacgcagggtgccgatgggaaggtgccctgccgataggtggtgccccaaccatacaGGCATGGTTGCTAAACTTTGTTGTCCTGCAGTGCTTCCATCCCAAAACGAAGTTCCCTCAACAGCATCAATACAGTAGACGCAATAATTGAGAGTCAACAAGCCttggacatacatgtatcatcaaaaCCGCAGTACTGCGCTCAGAGGGGAATTGAACCTAAAACCTTGTGATACCAAGCAGTTGGCGAGTCGTCTTCTTCTGTGCCAACTTCCACATGTCACAACATGTCCTACAATGTGGCCACTGTCACCACACTCAACCTAATCTGAAATGCTTGCCCACCACACTCACCACGTAAGCCCGGCCAAAGAGCAGCTGCACTGCCGTCTGACTCTGGAGGTGGGCCAGCGCTGCACAGGCATGGCTGATGACCTGAGCCGTGACAGACTGGACGTCGATGATCATGTCCAAACGGGCTGCGATGTCTGTCACAAGATTTGTCACCACTTTCTgcaaattagattttttttttcatcagattaGATAAAGAGACATGCATTTGTTAGAGCATAACAAATTGATATGAGTAGTCTATTCACGATCAGTGATGCGTACGACAAACCTGCTAATAACATTCGAGAGATTATCCCACCAAAATAACCCTTCtatacgtaatgttttgcacatttctaGAATCTGGAACCAAAGTGATGAGGATAATGATTAGTAGTTTACAGTAATCTATAGATTTAACACCTTAATTTGGACTTCTGATGTTTAACTCTCTTCTTAGTTGTGTCAAATCACAAGGTTGTGAACTGCTGGCAGTCCCACACATCAAATTTGATGTCTGTTTGGCAAAACTGCCATAATTACAGACTGAACACGAGTTGTCTATTCACGATCAGTGATGCATACTTATGACAAATCCTCTTTTCAACATAATCATGAGATGTGTGATGTCATggataactagaaatgtcgctacggcgactgatgcctccgccataatgcatgattctcccaataggtgtatagtacaatgtcttgacaatgtgtgatgacagtttcacataactggcaaaatatcgaaataacaggtttgtcagaaatatcttgaatgttcactttccacgaactgggtttgctataattgtctattaaagagtgcaggtacacatatttggggaattgaaaatttttacttgacttctgaccgaccttgttataagtttatgcattgagtataattttcaaggtatgaagaaagagtgtaattacagtacaattttttttttttcatttaaacctgacctttgaccttaacctttgacctttgaccttctggctggaaatttccaaaagaatctccatcaagtaatacatgtacatatattaaacacttttaaaaataataatgcaatcattgcatatactagtatacatgtatgagggaaatacagtagtaacattttgaggagttgaccttgacctttgaacccctgactattgacccatgacccctaaattccctagataatccctgccagtcagtacatgcatatgtaccatgttccatgaagatacattgaaccatttgcgagaaaagtgatattgcaacattttcacctaacctttgaccttttgacctttgaccttatgacatgaaactctctctggagaatccttacgcagtagtacatgtctacactaagtttcaagaaaataactgcgggcattgcatagatatgggggaaatagcaacatttttagcatttgaccttgaccttttgacctttgacctcttgtcaatgtcactagaatctactcaactaattgtcccatcatacatcatccttggaccaagtttggtgaaagctgcttcatccagttttgagttatcacataaacagataaattttaggatttgaccttgatctttgacctttgacctctgtccgatttcactgaaaaactaatcaagtaattgtcccatcatacatcatcctccaacaaagtttggtgaaatttgctccatacagtcttgagttatcgcgtaaacggatacaatttcatgatttgaccttgacctttgacctttagccgatttcacccaaaatcttatcaaatcgttgccccatcatacttcatacttggaccaagtttggtaaaattccagtaaatattactcaagttatcgcgtaaacgaaagcggacggacgtacggacggacgtacgtacggacggaaggacaacccgaaaacataatgcctccggcaccacttcgtggcggaggcataaaaataactCTGTCCTCTTTTCTTTGCACAGAGTATTGATCTATGgcattgcattaaaaaaaaaatcaccatcaaTGTTACTCTCATGACTATCAGTGAGTTTTCTGGACAGTTCTTGTTTTTTGACAGAATTCTTTCAGTCCTTTCTGTCTCATGTTTCAAGTGTCTTCCTGGTACCTTAAAGTAAAGGTAATAAATAAATTTATTATATAGACATTctgcaataaataaatttatcaTGTAGACATTCTGCAATAATAAATTTACCATGTAGACATTATGCATTAAAATAAACCCTTTGCATGCTACATGAATTTTTACTGTCCATAGGTGTGTGAGCAATTGCCAATTTGACTCATTGAGAAGAGCTCAAACATTTTGTGGCATAATTCTCTCATAACTTGTCTGCATTTCAATTCATAAGCCTTTTCCTGGGACCACTGCCCTCTCGCTCCCCCTTCCCCTTGATTATATGAAACCGAGATCTTCTAACGTCAACTATCTGCTCTCCTCGTGGAAACTGACCATCTTGTGGGTGAAGTCCTCCTCGGCACTGGACGTCTGCCTGCAAATCGTCCCATCCACCTGCAGCGTTGTGTTCCGCAGCTCGCGGCGCACTGCCTCAAACCATTCCTGCTGGTTTATCTGCTGCTGGCCGCTTGCACCTGGGGTGGGGGCGGGTAAAAGGCAGACAACTTGTATAACTTATTATAAAATGgactttagaatctctgcaatctgagtggtcaattgtcatgcattgatttttactgatccacactgagccatgcgtctggtaaaatccgaacgcatggctctAGTCTTGTGTAGTGTAGTAGGTGTAACGgatgcatgatggggaaaatagtTGTATTCCATGAATTTAccggcccattttataacacgaatgatgcacaggtctgtattgtggatcagtgagaatcgGATGCT from Diadema setosum chromosome 9, eeDiaSeto1, whole genome shotgun sequence includes the following:
- the LOC140232982 gene encoding granule associated Rac and RHOG effector protein 1-like gives rise to the protein MAGEAKSRSHFHRSLPNSLQANLEDLQTYSGQCLTAMNAMCQASNHLAETFVAIFHDTSLAEAALRMQEVSQDLGSRTQDASAQVEDDVVAMVTRMLGKGPKEKSEDVVQVLARCFLLMLQTQYHFFQTAADLHAPLSRYQELEDLFIGDECLPEIRDACSSWMSAAQVTRPLRRGDPLSSQELGLIEGLKGKAGTDDPQAKDALGKLESQSMIYRHEIAILPQTGFLLHGGFHLHPQCLSMLLRACCTPTDMEDLLSRHRSSQLAAIAMGASGQQQINQQEWFEAVRRELRNTTLQVDGTICRQTSSAEEDFTHKMKVVTNLVTDIAARLDMIIDVQSVTAQVISHACAALAHLQSQTAVQLLFGRAYVVTTRAAEVPEPYHRYAQITSQESAILVEVPSVWDLVMVGGAGLQGACPESKEGGPSSKGQAQAQGQAQGQAQGKGAQEKKQPQAELGACEVVYTAKVDLIDVLERRRSSLPLIQIKLVKKDITITVTGPHTSSASSTPLAPTTPTESLSSSGGMKRTIEKLVSKFRLRVPISKSSAHHPAAAAASVSAAPTPQSAFYLPISHLDVQTAPAAAMSPGNHSTTSSSSGCSKEAFLLSSPSISSGSSTMSSNSSLYEKETPDTETKTGKMNFPVQGDKASTRESEYRNPVMVGPTVTITSEPSPTEEKNHWEASIMRQHDLTRTKKGLASDSVLQDLVNLLSGVRARTSSQAHLDPQTKPVHDSVTRTSSSSSTSSQGGGGGGGGGVDNATNPSRFGNYNLSFQEADLIDRFQEQVGMWPMRHYPQFSSKQQQHQQQHQQQQQQQQLFNEMMQGGIATFDNNNDADFVTYVASNYLGKRSKRYSDNLNLPGQSHPAHSPQLSPRPHQKQQQQWSVGSVKEEGPMSRTWPTSDVITERNENLNSTWSNPAHDSGSSSDEASNSGENPSSLASMVHCSPGGASLLAPVSRRRHSSGEDTLHGKPFSASPEPSSMHYLEVVPLDKNGTKTWPPKIAWQRPNSPAAGMGAPGMGGGGGSSHQLWHPPSSPSPSPSPSSSREHLNIHAALTPQWSDPLSLRQPSVWAPNSTPVSPSGSMSAIASAASGSSTSTTSHSQGASPNLPIRGHPKLDRRYANTYH